A genomic stretch from Budorcas taxicolor isolate Tak-1 chromosome 15, Takin1.1, whole genome shotgun sequence includes:
- the LOC128060185 gene encoding 40S ribosomal protein S24-like, giving the protein MNDTVTIRTRKFMTNRLLQRKQMVIGVLHPGKATVPKTEIREKLAKMYKTTPDVIFVFGFRTHLGGGKTTGFSMIYDSLDYAKKNEPKHRLARHGLYEKKKTSRKQRKERKNRMKKVRGTAEANVGAGKKE; this is encoded by the coding sequence ATGAACGACACAGTAACTATCCGGACTAGGAAGTTCATGACCAACCGACTGCTTCAGCGGAAACAAATGGTCATCGGTGTTCTTCACCCTGGAAAGGCAACAGTACCTAAAACAGAAATTCGGGAAAAACTGGCCAAAATGTACAAAACCACACCAGATGTCATCTTTGTATTTGGATTCAGAACTCATTTGGGTGGTGGCAAGACAACTGGCTTCAGCATGATTTACGATTCCTTGGATTACGCGAAGAAGAATGAGCCCAAACATAGGCTTGCAAGACATGGCCTGtatgagaagaaaaagacctCAAGGAAACAGCGAAAGGAACGCaagaacagaatgaagaaagTCAGGGGGACTGCAGAGGCCAACGTTGGTGCTGGCAAAAAGGAGTAA